A region of the Candidatus Uhrbacteria bacterium CG10_big_fil_rev_8_21_14_0_10_50_16 genome:
CTACATAATCGTGATCATCAAAGTTGGGAGCAAATTCCTGTTTGATGTACGCAATAATCTCGTCCAGGTTGGGCGTCTCTTCTTTGAGAAAATCCCATTGATACAGCGCCTGCATGGTAAGCGTTCGAGCCAAGTGTCGATTAGACATAAAAGAGCGTGAGAAAAGTAAAAAGGGCCTGAGGCCCTTATTTTACACTACGACCCGCGTATGCACCACATTTTGCACAGGCGTGATGAGGTTTTACAACCGCTTTACACGCTGGGCAGGCTCCCAAATTGAGAGGGGTAAGAGCCGCGTGAGAACGACCGCGCTTGGTGCGGGAAGATGATTTTCGATGGGCTGGGACAGACATAGCATTCAGTTAAGTGACTGGAGCATAGCAGTAGGACGGATTTTTGTCAATTCCTTGGGGAAAGTGTTCGATCTATTCAGTTTTGTGGTTTAACGAGTAACCCCACCGAACAGGTCGGTGGGGTTACGTAAGGGAGTTTTTGGCTCAACCCATCATCGATGGGGAGCTAGAACCAGATAATGGCTCCGTTGAGGGGGATCCCCTGGATCACGGCGGGTGCGCCGCTCAGGTTGCTGGCCGTCATCCCAGCCAGTCCCACCTGGAGGAGTTCGCTGGCGGACGGAGCCGCCCAGCTCGCATCCACCAGCACCTCGAAGGTGACCGTGGTCCCCATAGGGACGATGGTGTTCATGGTCCCATTGTTTGCCGACCCGATCATGCTTCCGGGATTGTCGGCACAGGTCCCAGCCGACGTCGGCGCCGGGCTGAAGTTGCCCAGGGTCGTGGAGGGGTCGTCCGCGTTCCGGATCCGGATCCCGTCAGGCTGTCCCAACGGTCCTCCGCATCGCGACCAGCTGCTGTAGAAGATGTCCGTGACGTAGACGTTGAGGTCCGCGCCATAGACCTGCCAGTCGTCCCCTTCCGCCGTCACGTTGAACCGCAACGGAGTCAGGTTGGACTGGGGGATCTGAAGCCCCGCCAGCCACCAATCGGCCGGCGAGACAGTCAGTGTGGGCGCCATGGGCTCCATCGGGGAATCTACCACGGCATAGAACGACGGGTAGAGCCCCGAGGGCTCAGGCGAGTTGGGGTAGAGCCACTGTCCGTTGTTGGACAGCGAGCCGTCCACCAGGTTGTCGTCCGCATCCACCACGGCGACGACCGCCGTCGCGTTGACACCCAGCGCGTAGGCGTCCGCGTCGCCATCCGTGGGCGCGTCGATGTTGCAGTCGAGGTCAAAGCGCACCGTGGTGCTCTCCGGACCGTTGTGAACGAAGGGCTCCGGCAGGGTCACCCACCAGCCCGGGCCGCCGTCTGCCGTCAGCTCCATGTTGTTGCCATTGGGCAACCCGAGGGTACAGCCCGTGACGCCACCCAGCTCGTTGAGGAACGGCTCCTCCACGTTGTTGTACGCCGCGCGATGGAAGATGCTCAGCGGGAAGCTGTACATCTCCTGGTACCCGCCCTCGAAGGTGAAGGCGATCGAGCCCATGATCACGCCAGCCGGACCCTCGATCACCTGGACCGGCTGCTGGCCGATCGAGGGGGTCACGAACATGGTGAAGGTGGACGGAACGAGCTCGGGAGTGGGCGGTTCGGCGCTGTCGTCGTCGTCCGTGGCCGAGTCGTCGTCGTCCGAGACCACGATGACCTCCGGCGGCGGAACCGTGACGTTGACCACGGGCGCTGGCACGTTGACCACCACAGTCGGCGGCTCCTGGCATCCCGCCAGGATGTTGAAACAAACGAACAAGATCAACAACCGGTTCATGGCTTCCTCCAAGGCACGGTTTGTGCCAATGTGCCATCTATACCCTGTTATCCGACACGAATCTGCATCGTTAGGGTAGCGCTCTTATACCCCAAATACGGGTATATGTCAATCCACCCTTTCTCATTCACTCTATTTTTTAAGACAAAAACTAGATCGGATTTGTCCTACCTACGACGAATGTGATACAGAGCACAACCAAAAACAGACCCCGAAAGGCCTGTTTTGAAATAACGACTACCCTATTCGTCCCCTTCTGCCTCACCAATCACGGCAATCGACACCACGTTATCGCCATCCTTCTTAAATCGCATAATACGTACTCCCTGAGTCGCACGTCCCAGCACGCTTACCGTACTCATCTTGGTACGAATCACCTGGCCGTGTGCGCTCATAATAAGCATGTCCGTTAAGTCCTTGGTGTTAATAACGCGCATCCCTACAATTGGTCCGGTCTTGGCGGTAATATTGGCCGTCTTTACGCCCTGTCCGCCGCGTCCTTGCAACTTATACTCCTTAAGGTTGGTGCGCTTTCCGTACCCATTTTGCATGATCGCCAACAACTCCATCGATCCCTTGGCAGTGAGCTTGCCATCCACCACGGCCATACCCACAATCATGTCTTCTCCTTTGAGTTTGATTCCACGCACACCGGCCGCCACGCGACCCATAGCTCGCACTTCCGCCTCGCTAAATCGAATCGCCATACCCTGGTGCGTCACCAATACCACCTCGTCCGTTCCGTTGGATGGTTTGACCCATTCTAATCGATCTCCTTGGTTAAGCTTAATGGCGATCAATCCATTGCTGCGCACATGCTCAAACTCGCTCAACGGCGTTTTTTTGATAGTTCCACGCTTAGTGACCATCATCAAGAACTTGGCGTCGTCGTCGCGATCCATAGACAACACCGACGTCACCTCCTCCCCTGGTGCCAGGTGCAAGAAATTAACCAGCGCCTGCCCCTTGGCGGTACGAGACGATTCCGGCACCTCGTAGGCCTTCATTTGGAACACCCGGCCCGACGTTGTAAAGAAGAGTAGGTGTGTATGCGTGCTCGTCATAAAGACTTTATCTACCACGTCTTCTTCCTTGGTGGACAAGCCCATCACGCCCTTCCCTCCACGCTTTTGCGTCTTAAAGGTGTCTGGCGAGATACGCTTAATGTAACCATCGCGCGTCATCATTACAATGGTCTCCTCGTCTGGAATCACATCTTCCATGCTAAACGCCTTTACGCCATGTTTGACGATTTCCGTACGACGTTCGTCGCCAAATTTTGCATCAATCTCCTCCACCTCACTACGGATCACAGCCAACATCTTTTGCGCCGACTTAAGAATAGCCTCCAACTCCTTAATGAGTTTCATCTTCTCTGCCAACTCTTGCTCAATCTTCAAACGCTCCAAGTTTGCCAACTGTTGCAAACGCATTTCCAAAATCGCAATTGCCTGTAACTCAGAGAGCTTAAATTGTTTCATCAAGTTGACGCGTGCTTCATCTTTGTCCTTGGACTTTTTAATGGTCGCAATGATCTTGTCGATGTTGGTAAGTGCAATCATCAACCCATCCAAAATATGCGCACGATCCTTGGCACGTGCCAAATCAAACTCGGTACGACGTCGTACAATCACCTTGCGATGTTTAATATATTCCTCCAACATCTCCTTAAGATTGAGAAGACGGGGCTGTACTCCATCCACTAACGCCACCATGTTGACATGGAACGTGGTCTGCATCTGCGTCATTTGGAAGAGACGGTTGAGCACCTTGCGAGGATACGCATCTTTTTTAAGTTCGATCACCACGCGAATTCCGTCTTTGTTGGACTCATCACGCAAGTCACGAATTCCTTCAATCTTTTTCTCACGAACCAACATAGCAATCTTCTCCAACATGCTTGCTTTGTTGACCTGGTACGGCACGTCCGTGACCAAAATCTGGTAACTACCATTTTTCATTTCCTCAATCTCGGTGTGCGCTCGGAACACAATACCTCCACGACCGGTTGCATACGCCTGCTTAATGGCCTGCACGTCGTAGGCAATCGCACCCGACGGCATGTCTGGCCCCTTAATGTGCTCCATGAGGTCGTCAATCGTTACGTCTTTGTTGTCGATTAACGCTAAAATTGCCCCGCAAATTTCTCGCAAGTTATGTGGAGGAATGTTGGTTGCCATTCCCACCGCGATTCCCAACACGCCATTCAATAGTAAGTTTGGCAGCTTAGCCGGGAGCACTTTTGGCTCCATGTGTTCTCCGTCGTAGTTGGGTTGGAAATCCACCGTCTCTTTCTCGATATCCCACATCAACTCCTCGGCGAGTGATTGGAGTTTTGCCTCCGTGTAACGCATGGCAGCCGGCGAATCTCCATCCAACGATCCAAAGTTTCCTTGACCATGCACCAACGGATAGCGCATGGAAAAATCCTGTGCCATACGTGCAAGCGCGTCGTAAATGGACGCGTCACCATGCGGATGGTACTTAGCCATCACCTCTCCAACCACAGCTGCAGATTTTCTGTAACGTCCACCAGCGCGTAATCCCAACTTCCACATACCGTAAAAAATGCGGCGATGCACAGGTTTTAATCCGTCACGCACATCGGGCAATGCGCGCGAGACAATCACACTCATGGCGTAGTCCAAGTACGCCGTCTTCATCTCGGTAACGATGGAGCGATCGTCAAGCTGCCCTCCAAGTTCAAATCCCTCCTTGTCTAATTCTTGTTCTGTCTTTTTTGCCATACTTATTGCGTTGCGTGTGTTGCTGTCTCCTCCGTGGGAACAGGATCTGTTTCTGTGATAACTGGCACCGTTTCCTCCGTAATAATCTCCGCTTCAACGATCGGTACGTCCGGCAACTGCTCAATCTTTGTGGCTACCTTGCGTAGGACCGATTCTTGAATCAACATCATAAACCAGCTGTCCCGTGCGGCTGCACCTGCGGCGGCAATCGCCGATCCTTGTGCCTTAATGGCGTCTGTCTGCAGCGAGATGTCCCCCACTGCCCCCTTGCCTTGTTCCACCGCATCGTCAATCGCCTGCGCGCTCTTTGGCACCACGGCCACTAGTTGCACAATAATGAGAACGACCACCAGCACACCCATCAATCCAAGAATTAAACGCAACAGACGTTGTCGCGCCGCGTATTCCTGGGCTGTAAGACGTGAGAGCGGACTTTGAGCCATGTTAGGAGCGCTTAATTAGCACAAGTTGCATGTCTTCCTGTGGCAACTGGCGCTTGGTCATTTTATATTTTGTGGTCTCCTCGGTCGGTACGGGTCCCATTTCTGTCATGAATACAGAAAGCGGATCCAGGGCTTCTTTGAGTCCAGGTTCTGCCATATAGACAGGGATAACAATACGAGGTTCAATCGTGCGCACGGTCTCGGCCGCAATCTTGGCGGTCATGACATTATTACCACCCACGGGCAGTACCAACATATCCACGCCCTCCAAAAGTTCGATCTCCTCATCTTTAAGCGGTCGATCCAACCCTCCCAAAAAACCTAGCGTCATGGCACCTGCTGCCACGCGCAAGATCATATTTTTAGGATTGGTTTTTGTTGGAGCTACGCGTGCGTCTAACATCATACCCTTTACCTCATATTCACCCGGCATGGCAATTGAAAACGGCGAACCAGCCACCTCCGCGGTATTGCCGTGCTCAGCACCTTCCTGACTAGAAAAAACAATGTCCCCCGAAAGTTTTGGGGGTTTGATTCCCACGCTGGCGTCAAACGGATCCGTAACAAGGGTCACTTCTCCGCTGATCGGCTTGGCGGTAATACTGAGGCATGAAAGCCCGTGATAGCTAATCATCATAGCGTTTTCTGTGGTTGCGTTGGTTTTCGAACCTCCTATTTGTGGGAATAGTTTAGCACATCCGGGCGCAAAGGGACAGAATAGACGGGGGCTCTTGCGAGGCTTTTGCTCAAAATCTCTCTATTTATATTTTTCAAATAGACCAAACGACGATCGTCGGTGTTTTGAAACATTTGTTCAGAACGTACGTGTCAATGGCTAAGCATCTAAACCTAGACATCCGACGCATCACTCCCCTCCTCTTCCTCCGACGCCGCCAAGGTCCCTTTCCAATATTCCACTTCATGGAGAACATCCTCAACCGACACATCTGGCTCCGAGATGGACCACCCCATACATAATTGATCAATCTTTCCCTCAATCTCCGGCTGCCAATGCAGATCCACCTTCGCCAACGCCCGCAATTGCTCAATCGCCTCATCTATTTTTGCCTGCTGCGCGCGTGCCTTTTCTAACGATTTTGCGTAATCATTTGGACGATTTTTGATCTGCTCCTCCATATAGTCGTGCATTTGCAAGCGTGCCGAAAGCGCCGACTCTTGCACCTCGTACTTTTCCTCGGGGGAAAACTTCTCTTCAAAGAGAGACGAATGAATCAGCTCCGGAACCGTAATATCATTCCCTCCCATGTCCATCACCTTCTTCCTCGTTGCAGGACTTAACGCCTTGAGGAATAAATCATGCTGCGTATGCGAGCAACACATCATCACCATGTCTTTATACGCAAGTCGATACGGCCATTCAATTTTCCCTATTTCAATCATCGCTTCCTTAATCGCTTCCTCCGTCACCTGATCTCCCAAGACCTTTAACTCCTCAAATCGTTGTTGAATGCGTGTCTGCTCTTCCTCGGGGATGGTAGGCGGAAGGTGTTTAATGCCAAACTCAAGTTCCATCAAAAATGCTTCGTGGGCCATACATCAATTCGTAAATTTATAAAAAAAGTATAGCACGGTTACATTGGTTTACTGTTCTGTCTTGATATCAACTTCCTCTCTTGACGCAAAACCCCCATTTTGTTACACTCCGGCCGAATCCTTATTCATAACCCACATCCGTGCCAGCGGATGAACAACTCATAAGTATGGCAACAAATTCTTCAAAAATGGCAGAATTGCTCGAGAAACACGAGCCTGTCATCCCTCAACTAGGTGATACTGTTACAGGTACCATTGTTTTTGCATCCAACCGAGAAGTGCGCGTAGACATCGGCGGTCTTACCACCGGTATTGTTCGCGGACGAGAACTGTTTGCAGAAAGTGACATTTACAGCAACCTCAAGGTCGGTATGCCGATCGAGGGAACCGTTATTGACTTAGAAAATGAAAATGGAGAGGTAGAACTTTCCTTTAAGTATGCAGGGGAGGTAAAGGCCTGGGAGACCGTTCAACAGTTGTTGAATAGTGGAGAGGCCTCCAACGTCAAGATCCTCGACGCAAACAAAGGTGGACTGCTCGTTCAGTTGGATCACCTCCATGGCTTCTTGCCTGTATCCCAATTGGCCCCAGAGCATTACCCACGTGTGTCCGGTGGATCCAAGACGCGTATCTTGGAGAAACTCAAGGAGTACGTCGGCATGAAGTTTAAGGTAAAGGTATTAGATGCTAACGAACATGAGAACAAGTTGATCGTGTCCGAGAAGGCTATTTGGGAAGAGGAGCAAAAGAGCATTATCTCCCAGTACAAGATCGGAGATCAGGTAGAGGGACGCGTCACCGCCATTGCGGACTTTGGTGTGTTTGTAAAGTTCCCCTTGGAGGCAACCGACGAGGCGGCTTACTTAGAGGGTCTCGTACACATTTCCGAGATTGCTTGGCAACGTATTGATCACCCAAGTGACTTTGTAAAGGTAGAAGACGTGGTAAAGGCAGAAATTATTGGCATCGAGGGAAGCAAGATCTTCCTCTCCATGAAGAAACTCGTAGAGAACCCATGGGAGAACGTAGCCAAGAAGTACAACGTGGGCGACAAAGTTGAAGGGACCATTCTCAAGGTCAACCCATTTGGATTCTTTGTGGAGTTGGATCGTGACATTCACGGTTTGGCACACATCTCCGAGTTGGACACCAAGCCTGTAACCGACATTCATTCTCTTGGAAAAGCGGGAGAGCGCAAGACATTCGTCGTGGTCTCCGTGGAGCCAGACAAGCATCGTCTTGGACTCAGCCTCAAAGCCTTAAAGAAAGGTGTAAAGGGCGCAAAGAAAGAGAAGGAAGTCGTTGCAGAAGCAGACGCTCCTGCCGAGATAGCAGATACCGAGTCAACAGAGGAAACAACCGTGTAAACACGCATCAAAACGAGACCTTCGGGTCTTGTTTTGTTTTTATAGGATCAAATACACACAATATAACGTCGATCCCTTGATCTTATCCCCCAATCCCTGTACGATCGGCGCACACTGAACAGTCTATCTATGAAGAAAAAACAACTCCACATCAATCCCCGCAGCATCCTTTACTCCGTTATTGTGATTTTGCTTGTTGGAAGCCTGTTGAGCTCCATGAATCTCAATAAAACTAAGCCCGAAGAGATTGGGGTCAGCACGTTTATAGAACGCGTTAAGGCGGGAGAAATTGCCTCGGTGGATATTGAGAATGAAACGTTGCGTATTATGGCAACAGACGGGTCAGAGCTCATTACACGCAAAGAAGGAAACGAATCTCTATCGGATTTATTCTCAAATTACGACGTTCCAAGCGAAGCAACACAGTCAATTCAGATCACCGTCAAAGACAATACAACCAAGGAATTGATCGCCCGCATGGTGCCAACGCTTATTTTGGCGATTATTCTCGGAGCGCTTGCCTGGTTTATGATTCGTCAGATGCAGGGCGCACAAAACAAAGCCATGAGTTTTGGACAAAGCAAAACTCAGGACCCATCGGGCAAAACCAACACGGATACAAAGTTTAAAGACGTTGCCGGTGCGTACGAAGCTAAGGAGGAATTGGAGGAGGTAGTCCTCTTTTTAAAGAGTCCAAAGAAATTTGATGACGTGGGAGCCAAGATTCCAAAAGGAGTGCTTCTTATGGGGCGACCTGGAACTGGTAAAACATTGCTCGCACGTGCCGTGGCTGGAGAGGCCGGTGTTCCCTTTTTCCACATGAGCGGTTCCGAGTTCGTGGAAATGTTCGTGGGCGTTGGGGCAAGCCGCGTGCGTGATTTGTTTGGGCGCGCCAAGAAGGCTGCACCGTGTATCATTTTCATTGACGAAATCGACGCTGTGGGGCGACAACGTGGTGCTGGTGTTGGAGGCGGACATGATGAACGTGAGCAAACACTCAACCAGATCCTTGTGGAGATGGATGGGTTTGAAAAAAATAATGGCGTAATTGTAATGGCGGCAACCAACCGTCCAGACGTGTTGGACCCTGCCCTTTTGCGACCAGGTCGATTTGACCGCCAGGTGATGATCGACCTACCAGATCGTAAAGAGCGAGAAGAAATCCTCAAGATCCACGCAAAAAACAAACCGTTTGCCGACGACGTCAAACTCGAAGTTGTGGCACAGCGCACCTCTGGATTTGCAGGAGCAGACTTGGAGAACGTGCTTAACGAGGCGGCAATCTTAACCGCACGAGAGAACGCCAAGGCTATTACTAATGAGATTATGCGCGAGGCGATTGAGAAGGTGATGATTGGACCTGCGCGTCGCAACCGCGTCATATCGGACGAGGAAAAACGCGTTACCGCCTATCATGAGGCAGGACACGCGATTGTTGGTCACTATGCGGGCGTGCGAGATGAGGTGCACAAAATTTCCATCATTTCCCGCGGACGAGCGGCAGGCTACACCATGAAGTTACCGATCGACGACAACCGTATGGAGAGCAAACAAGACTTCTACAACGATATGGCTATGATGCTCGGCGGACGTGTTGCCGAAGCCGTGGTGATTGGAGATATTACAACAGGTGCGTCAGATGACCTTAAACGTGCAACGGAGCTTGCAAACGCCATGGTTAAACGCTACGGCATGGATGATGACCTTGGACCTCGCACCTACGGCAAGGCCACAGAGCAAGTGTTCTTGGGACGCGACATGCAGGAGCATCGAGACTACTCAGACAAGACGGCCTACAAGATTGACGAGGTGGTACAGAAACTCGTATCGGATGCACAAGATCGTGCCCGCGAGCTGTTTAACAAGCATCGCACGGAAGTCGACAAAATCGTTAACGTACTTCTCGACAAAGAAACAATTGAAAAAGAAGAGTTTGAAGCGATCGTCACGACCGCAAAAAAGGACGTCACCCAGTCCTAACCCCTTTCCCCCATACCTCACGGTGTGGGGGTTTTGGTTTAAATCAAAACATCAGGTCGTGAGATAATCACCGATAATAAAACGCGCTTCACCGTTACGACTGTGACTCATGTTATAATCTGCTTATATGAAAAACGGCTGGCACACAAAACACTTCCTTGGCGGATGGAAGACCTTCAAATCACAACCCGCCCTACTTCTCATTGCACCTATTGCAAGTATCATTGGTCTTGGCGCACTCATTGACAGTATTTTGTACGCGTACAGTTTCCTGTTCGGCGTACACGGTATTGCACCCGCGCTCACCGCCACAACCAACAGCGTGCTCCCGCCAGATCTTATAGGACCAACAATTGTTTCCCTCGTATCGCACCCTGTGGCGCTATTGGTTACGATTGCCGTGCTTGCCTGCGCAATCCTGTGTCAAACCGCGTTGATCCATGTCACACACCGTCATAGCCGACTTCGCAAACAGGTTTCTCTACGTGAAGCCTTCCGTCATGCGCTTACACAATGGCCTCGTATGACACTGGTTCACCTTGCGTCGCTTTCTGCCGTCTTTTTACTTGTATTAGACATGAGTAAAGCGCTCGATTGGATCACCGGCCCGCATGCTCTCTGGTTTACCGTGCCCATTATGATCATCGACGGGCTTCTTATACTCTATGTGCTTACCATAAAAATGTTGATTTTGCAGTTTATTGCAGGCGATGGTCAACGGTTTCTCCCAGCCGTTCAACAGGCGTGGAAGGCAACCTGGCGATCACCAGCGCTTATCCTTGAGCACAACCTCATCCTCTTTGTGATCAATGCTGTTGCAATGACCCTCCTCGTATTTGCCGTGCAGCTTTTGAGTCTACTCACGAGCGCGATCGGAACATGGGTCTTTATTGCAACGGGAAATCAAGGAGCTGGTAGTCTCCTGGAGCTTGTCGTCTTTTTGCTTGGATCACTTTTTGTTGCCGGTATCGTTGCAAGCTACAACTTTGCCACGTGGTCACATTTAGCAAAAAACATCGAGAGAAAGCACCTCCCCGCTATTTTGCAATTTGTCTTCCGTAAATCCTAAACGTATTACCTATGAGCAACGGAACAGGATCCATAGAGGACTTGATGGGAGGCAATACGCCACAACCCAAGGTCCCTTCACAACCCAATCAGCCCACCACACAAGAACAGTTGCAAAAACGCATGGGAGCCATCCGTGAGGAGCAGATCGAAAAGGTCACCGAACAAAAAGCGGCGGGTCTTGGCGTTGGGTATATTGATTTAAAAGGATTCCCCGTAAATGCAGAGGCGCTACGACTTCTCCCAGAAAAACGTGCGCGTGAATTACAAATGATTCCGTTTTTGTTACAGGGAGAGGAGATTAGAATCGCTGCAATCAACCCAACCAACGACGATGTAAAAGAAGTGAGTTTTCAAATTGGCGAACGAAACCGTGCACATACCGCGCTCTATCTCACCTCACAACAAAGTTTTGATCAGGGAATGAAGCTCTACGCAGCCCTCCCAAGAATTATTGCGGCCAAGGGGGGTGTGGAAATTAGCGAAGAAGAACTTAACACGTTTCAAGCACAGATTCATACAACAGCAGATATTCAAGGAATTCTCAACAAGGCCAATACAACGGATCTTGTTGCCGCCATGTTGGCAGGTGCACTCCAAATTGGAACATCGGACGTGCATATCGAGGCCGAGGAAAATGATGTGGCGATTCGTTATCGTATCGATGGAGTCCTGCAAGACATCGCTAAGATCAATAAGGACACATGGGAACATCTCGTCAACCGCATCAAACTTATTGCGGGACTCAAACTCAACGTCACCGCCAAGCCGCAGGACGGTCGTTATACGATTTTTATTAAAGGTGAGAAAGTAGATGTGCGTACGTCTACCCTGCCAACCGCCTATGGTGAATCCGTCGTGATGCGTTTGCTTGTGCCAAGTTCCATTGGACTCGAATTCTCGCAGCTTGGGTTTAGAGAAGCTGCTTTCAAGAAATTGGAAGCGGAGATTGTCAAACCAAACGGGATGATTGTCACCACAGGTCCTACAGGTTCTGGTAAGACCACCACGCTGTATGCGATTCTTAAACGCCTTAATACAACGGACGTTAAAATCATTACGTTGGAAGATCCTGTTGAGTATAAGTTGGAGGGCATCAACCAAAGTCAGATTGATCACACCAAGGACTATACGTTTAGTGGAGGGTTGCGATCCATTTTGCGACAAGATCCTGACATTGTGATGGTGGGAGAAATCCGCGACAAGGAGACAGCCGACACGGCCATTCAGGCAGCGCTTACGGGTCACCTCTTACTGTCGACCATTCACACCAACGACGCTGCTGGCGCTGTTCCTCGCTTTCTTTCTATGGGAGTGGAGCCCGCGCTTTTGGCACCTGCCCTGCGCATCATTATGGCGCAACGGTTGGTTCGTCGATTGTGTAAAACGTGTGCCACACCTGCCACACTTACGCCCGAGGAGACCGCACGCGTGACCAAGATTATTCAAGCAATTCCAGAAGCTTCTGGCGAGAAACCAGACCTCTCAACGGCAACATTCATGGCAGCTAATCCACAAGGGTGCTCTGCGTGTACCGGTGGGTATAAGGGGCGCGTCGGTGTGTATGAAATTCTCGTGGTAGATCAAATCGTGGGGGAACGCATTCGATCTGGCTCGGTATCAGACGCCGACATGCGTGAGATTGCCAATCAACAAGGGATGGTGACTATGGAGCAAGATGGAATCTTAAAAGCAATGGATGGTCAGACATCTGTGCAAGAAATCTTCCGCGTAGCCGCCAACTAATATGGAGATCAATAACGCGCGACAATTTCATATCCACCCTTCCCTCGTGCGCGAGGATGCGGTTTGTATTCCCATCGGTGAGTTGTATCGCCAAATGACCAGTGTATTGCGACTTGGCAAAGGAGACGCCGTACGATTTTTTGACGGTGTTGGAAATGTGTATGAAGGAGTGATCGCCCATAGCAACAAGGATGGGATTCTCATCCCAATTCAAACTCGCGCAACACAGCCACGTGGTGGAGATATTACACTCGCCATGGCCATCTTAAAAAATGATC
Encoded here:
- a CDS encoding 50S ribosomal protein L32, producing the protein MSVPAHRKSSSRTKRGRSHAALTPLNLGACPACKAVVKPHHACAKCGAYAGRSVK
- a CDS encoding DNA gyrase subunit A, with amino-acid sequence MAKKTEQELDKEGFELGGQLDDRSIVTEMKTAYLDYAMSVIVSRALPDVRDGLKPVHRRIFYGMWKLGLRAGGRYRKSAAVVGEVMAKYHPHGDASIYDALARMAQDFSMRYPLVHGQGNFGSLDGDSPAAMRYTEAKLQSLAEELMWDIEKETVDFQPNYDGEHMEPKVLPAKLPNLLLNGVLGIAVGMATNIPPHNLREICGAILALIDNKDVTIDDLMEHIKGPDMPSGAIAYDVQAIKQAYATGRGGIVFRAHTEIEEMKNGSYQILVTDVPYQVNKASMLEKIAMLVREKKIEGIRDLRDESNKDGIRVVIELKKDAYPRKVLNRLFQMTQMQTTFHVNMVALVDGVQPRLLNLKEMLEEYIKHRKVIVRRRTEFDLARAKDRAHILDGLMIALTNIDKIIATIKKSKDKDEARVNLMKQFKLSELQAIAILEMRLQQLANLERLKIEQELAEKMKLIKELEAILKSAQKMLAVIRSEVEEIDAKFGDERRTEIVKHGVKAFSMEDVIPDEETIVMMTRDGYIKRISPDTFKTQKRGGKGVMGLSTKEEDVVDKVFMTSTHTHLLFFTTSGRVFQMKAYEVPESSRTAKGQALVNFLHLAPGEEVTSVLSMDRDDDAKFLMMVTKRGTIKKTPLSEFEHVRSNGLIAIKLNQGDRLEWVKPSNGTDEVVLVTHQGMAIRFSEAEVRAMGRVAAGVRGIKLKGEDMIVGMAVVDGKLTAKGSMELLAIMQNGYGKRTNLKEYKLQGRGGQGVKTANITAKTGPIVGMRVINTKDLTDMLIMSAHGQVIRTKMSTVSVLGRATQGVRIMRFKKDGDNVVSIAVIGEAEGDE
- a CDS encoding 30S ribosomal protein S1; its protein translation is MATNSSKMAELLEKHEPVIPQLGDTVTGTIVFASNREVRVDIGGLTTGIVRGRELFAESDIYSNLKVGMPIEGTVIDLENENGEVELSFKYAGEVKAWETVQQLLNSGEASNVKILDANKGGLLVQLDHLHGFLPVSQLAPEHYPRVSGGSKTRILEKLKEYVGMKFKVKVLDANEHENKLIVSEKAIWEEEQKSIISQYKIGDQVEGRVTAIADFGVFVKFPLEATDEAAYLEGLVHISEIAWQRIDHPSDFVKVEDVVKAEIIGIEGSKIFLSMKKLVENPWENVAKKYNVGDKVEGTILKVNPFGFFVELDRDIHGLAHISELDTKPVTDIHSLGKAGERKTFVVVSVEPDKHRLGLSLKALKKGVKGAKKEKEVVAEADAPAEIADTESTEETTV
- a CDS encoding cell division protein FtsH encodes the protein MNLNKTKPEEIGVSTFIERVKAGEIASVDIENETLRIMATDGSELITRKEGNESLSDLFSNYDVPSEATQSIQITVKDNTTKELIARMVPTLILAIILGALAWFMIRQMQGAQNKAMSFGQSKTQDPSGKTNTDTKFKDVAGAYEAKEELEEVVLFLKSPKKFDDVGAKIPKGVLLMGRPGTGKTLLARAVAGEAGVPFFHMSGSEFVEMFVGVGASRVRDLFGRAKKAAPCIIFIDEIDAVGRQRGAGVGGGHDEREQTLNQILVEMDGFEKNNGVIVMAATNRPDVLDPALLRPGRFDRQVMIDLPDRKEREEILKIHAKNKPFADDVKLEVVAQRTSGFAGADLENVLNEAAILTARENAKAITNEIMREAIEKVMIGPARRNRVISDEEKRVTAYHEAGHAIVGHYAGVRDEVHKISIISRGRAAGYTMKLPIDDNRMESKQDFYNDMAMMLGGRVAEAVVIGDITTGASDDLKRATELANAMVKRYGMDDDLGPRTYGKATEQVFLGRDMQEHRDYSDKTAYKIDEVVQKLVSDAQDRARELFNKHRTEVDKIVNVLLDKETIEKEEFEAIVTTAKKDVTQS